In the Bifidobacterium catenulatum PV20-2 genome, one interval contains:
- the pelF gene encoding GT4 family glycosyltransferase PelF, producing MRICLVLEGCYPYVHGGVSTWMHSYIEAMKEHEFVLWVIGAKAEDRGKFVYDLPSNVVEVHEVFLDDALRLSGERAQVSFTEEELRSLRELVNLGSPDWDVLFNLFHTKGVHPLSFLQSREFIDLFTQICMEEYPYVAYADAFHTARSMLLPVLYLMGGEVPEAQIYHAISTGYGGLLACLGGSINHAPVLLTEHGIYTREREEEIISAEWVLPVFRPRWIRFFYMLSEQIYQRAWRITSLFGRARLIQIGMGAPADACQVIPNGIQYERFCDIPLKPDDGWVDIGAVVRMAPIKDVKTLIHAFHELSSRVDNVRLHILGGVDDQEYADECYELVEQLGVRNLEFTGRVNVVEYMRKLDFTVLTSISEGQPLSVLESFAAARPCVTTDVGCCRELLEGEDGDDFGTAGFYVPPMYREGLSGAMERMCSSRVLRETMGQIGRDRVNAYYRHERMLDDYRKLYADTADQFGLER from the coding sequence ATGAGAATCTGCCTGGTTTTGGAAGGATGCTACCCGTACGTGCATGGTGGCGTGTCCACATGGATGCACAGTTATATCGAAGCGATGAAAGAGCACGAGTTCGTATTGTGGGTGATCGGCGCCAAAGCCGAAGACCGCGGCAAATTCGTATATGATCTGCCCAGCAATGTGGTGGAAGTGCATGAGGTGTTCCTCGACGACGCCTTACGTCTGAGCGGTGAACGCGCGCAAGTGTCGTTCACCGAAGAGGAATTGCGGTCATTGCGCGAACTGGTGAATCTTGGCAGCCCGGACTGGGATGTGCTGTTCAACCTGTTCCACACCAAAGGCGTGCATCCGCTGTCGTTCCTGCAAAGCCGTGAATTCATTGACCTGTTCACGCAAATCTGCATGGAAGAATATCCGTATGTGGCCTATGCGGATGCTTTCCATACTGCGCGCTCCATGCTGCTGCCGGTGTTATACCTGATGGGCGGCGAAGTGCCGGAAGCGCAAATCTATCATGCGATTTCCACCGGATATGGCGGATTGCTAGCCTGTTTGGGCGGTTCCATCAACCATGCGCCGGTATTGCTTACGGAACATGGTATCTACACGCGCGAACGTGAAGAGGAGATTATTTCCGCCGAATGGGTGCTTCCGGTTTTCCGTCCGCGCTGGATTCGTTTCTTCTACATGCTTTCTGAACAGATTTACCAGCGTGCATGGCGTATCACTAGTTTGTTCGGTCGTGCCCGTCTTATCCAAATCGGTATGGGCGCTCCCGCCGACGCCTGCCAGGTTATTCCCAACGGCATTCAATACGAACGTTTTTGCGATATTCCTCTAAAACCCGACGATGGTTGGGTTGATATCGGTGCGGTGGTGCGCATGGCGCCGATCAAAGACGTGAAAACCCTGATTCATGCGTTTCATGAGCTTTCATCTCGCGTTGACAATGTGCGTTTGCATATTCTTGGCGGTGTTGACGATCAGGAGTATGCCGACGAATGCTATGAGCTTGTGGAACAGTTGGGCGTGCGCAATCTTGAATTCACGGGCCGTGTGAATGTGGTGGAATACATGCGCAAGCTTGATTTCACCGTGTTGACCAGCATTTCCGAAGGCCAACCGTTGTCGGTGTTGGAATCGTTCGCTGCCGCACGCCCATGCGTGACTACTGATGTCGGCTGTTGCCGTGAGCTGTTGGAAGGTGAGGATGGCGATGATTTCGGCACTGCCGGTTTTTATGTGCCTCCCATGTACCGCGAAGGCTTAAGCGGGGCGATGGAACGCATGTGTTCCAGTCGCGTGTTGCGTGAAACCATGGGGCAGATCGGCCGCGATCGTGTGAATGCCTATTATCGGCATGAGCGCATGCTTGACGATTATCGCAAGCTGTATGCCGATACTGCGGATCAGTTCGGATTGGAGCGCTGA
- a CDS encoding polyphosphate polymerase domain-containing protein, which yields MCNDGGNRGTSLLQRVKRRVSEELSVPPRTAKERFRHELKYLISYAQKADLNVRMAPLLGLDKHASNGGYMIRSLYFDDYWNTAYQEKVDGVLLRKKYRIRIYDYSDRVIKLERKRKSDSWIYKEDASLTHEQFDRILAGDYEFLRDSEYQLCREFYVECVCNVLRPRVIVDYEREPWILDAGTVRVTFDMNVRAAVGGFDIFDSTLPVLPVLEPGKLVMEVKFTEFLPQMVRDLLPGKAQELTSASKYVLCYDKASYLRGFDYWQEGWSVPSL from the coding sequence ATGTGCAATGACGGTGGCAATCGAGGAACGTCGCTGCTGCAGCGCGTCAAACGTCGAGTCAGCGAAGAATTATCCGTTCCGCCGCGTACAGCCAAGGAACGGTTCCGTCATGAGCTCAAATATCTGATCTCATACGCGCAAAAAGCCGATTTGAACGTGCGTATGGCGCCGCTGCTTGGTCTCGACAAACATGCGAGCAACGGCGGCTATATGATTCGCAGCCTGTATTTTGACGATTATTGGAACACCGCATATCAGGAAAAAGTCGATGGTGTGCTGCTGCGCAAGAAATATCGTATTCGCATCTACGATTACAGCGACCGCGTGATCAAACTGGAACGCAAACGCAAAAGCGACAGTTGGATCTACAAGGAGGATGCGTCGCTCACGCACGAGCAGTTCGACCGTATTCTTGCCGGCGATTACGAGTTTTTGCGTGACAGCGAATATCAATTGTGCCGCGAGTTTTATGTGGAATGCGTGTGCAATGTGTTGCGCCCGCGTGTGATCGTCGATTATGAGCGCGAACCGTGGATTCTTGACGCCGGTACCGTGCGTGTCACTTTCGATATGAACGTGCGTGCGGCGGTTGGAGGATTCGATATTTTCGACTCCACACTGCCGGTACTGCCCGTGCTTGAGCCGGGAAAACTGGTGATGGAAGTCAAATTCACCGAATTCCTGCCGCAGATGGTACGCGATCTGTTGCCTGGCAAAGCTCAGGAGTTGACTTCGGCTTCGAAATACGTGCTCTGTTATGACAAAGCCTCGTATTTGCGGGGATTCGACTACTGGCAGGAAGGTTGGAGCGTGCCGAGCCTGTAA
- a CDS encoding DUF4956 domain-containing protein has translation MSVNDMIKKSVLKSFSQYNVPKMALALLVALIVGIVICCVYRRFYTGVVYSRSFAVTLVGMCVLTCMVTLSISTNIVISLGMVGALSIVRYRTAVKDPMDLLYLFWAITSGIASGAGMYVLVIVAGLVMIGMLALFYSYQDKGRVYIAVIHYVGDMAGDEITRAFGRTKFFVKSKTMRGERVEMAVEVFCDDKDMAFAERIRAIDGVEDVTLIQYNGEYHG, from the coding sequence ATGAGCGTTAATGACATGATCAAAAAGTCGGTGCTGAAATCCTTCAGCCAATATAATGTGCCCAAAATGGCGCTGGCATTGCTGGTGGCGTTGATCGTTGGCATCGTTATTTGCTGCGTGTACCGCCGTTTCTACACGGGCGTGGTGTATTCGCGCAGTTTCGCGGTCACGTTGGTGGGCATGTGCGTGCTCACCTGCATGGTCACATTGTCCATCAGTACGAATATTGTGATTTCTCTTGGTATGGTCGGTGCATTGTCGATTGTTCGTTACCGTACCGCAGTCAAGGACCCGATGGATTTGCTGTATTTGTTCTGGGCGATTACTTCAGGTATTGCGTCGGGTGCGGGCATGTATGTGCTGGTGATTGTGGCCGGATTGGTGATGATCGGCATGTTGGCATTGTTCTACTCGTATCAAGACAAAGGGCGCGTGTACATTGCGGTGATCCACTATGTGGGCGATATGGCTGGCGATGAGATCACGCGTGCGTTCGGACGTACTAAATTCTTCGTCAAATCCAAAACCATGCGTGGCGAACGCGTGGAAATGGCCGTCGAAGTGTTTTGCGACGACAAGGATATGGCGTTCGCCGAGCGTATCCGTGCGATTGATGGCGTCGAGGACGTAACACTGATACAGTACAACGGCGAATACCACGGATAG
- a CDS encoding CotH kinase family protein: MTWWNRRNTKAITTLVKQIAALTAMLMVLSCAGCATSSPSDNEQSQSSDSTQTHEQVKKSAEQSIDGAHLRDNQSLYKVYDDSGVETMYLTVSRGNSSEGTDHSWSEINQYSVEDYAAMGVGRYKVNGLLQVGDEQGPVSGELGFGESAPNATVQVRGQSSSKNEQKNYKIELKSGKGKWRGQRTIALNKHMGEGLRFRNKMAFDLIKGIDQMMGLRTQFVHLYVKDETSGSDSFDDYGLYTQVEQLNKTALQAHGLDKNGQLYKVNYFEFHRDEDVIKLADDPDYDQTKFEEKLEIKGDNDHTKLIAMLNALNDYSVPMSDILGKYFDTENLAYWMAFQLLTGNTDTQSRNMYLYSPTNSDTFYVLDWDNDGMLMRKEYEIKQRSDGKSWENGISNYWGNMLFSRCLQTKSFRTALDKAMQDEYKYMNANRINSMVKHYRSITEQYVWKMPDSMYEGVTKSQYDVIANQLHSEIEQNYQTYQTGFNKPMPFYIGTPTPTNGKLKLSWDVSYDFNDEDLRYTVTVAKDYEGKDVVFTQSNLVLPEAVMDMPGEGQYFIKVSVRNASGETQDAFDYYVTDGNKIYGTKCFYVKADGSIVEDANVQ; encoded by the coding sequence ATGACATGGTGGAATCGACGCAACACGAAAGCCATTACCACGCTTGTCAAGCAAATAGCGGCATTGACGGCAATGCTGATGGTGCTTTCCTGCGCCGGATGTGCGACTTCATCACCCAGCGATAATGAACAATCGCAATCATCGGATTCAACGCAGACGCATGAGCAAGTCAAGAAAAGCGCTGAACAAAGCATCGACGGCGCACACTTGCGCGACAACCAATCGTTATACAAGGTGTATGACGACAGCGGCGTGGAAACCATGTATCTGACGGTATCGCGCGGTAATTCGTCAGAAGGAACCGACCATAGCTGGAGTGAAATCAACCAGTATTCCGTTGAGGACTATGCGGCAATGGGCGTTGGACGCTACAAGGTCAATGGTTTGCTGCAGGTCGGCGACGAACAAGGGCCGGTTTCCGGGGAGCTTGGTTTTGGCGAAAGCGCGCCGAACGCCACCGTGCAGGTACGTGGTCAGTCATCGAGTAAAAACGAGCAGAAGAATTACAAGATCGAGTTGAAAAGCGGCAAAGGCAAGTGGCGTGGCCAGCGTACCATCGCATTGAACAAGCATATGGGTGAAGGTCTGCGTTTCCGTAACAAAATGGCCTTTGATCTCATCAAAGGCATCGACCAGATGATGGGGCTGCGCACGCAATTCGTGCACTTGTATGTGAAAGACGAGACCAGCGGATCGGATTCCTTTGACGATTACGGTCTGTATACGCAGGTCGAACAGCTCAACAAAACCGCATTGCAAGCGCACGGACTTGATAAGAACGGCCAGCTGTATAAAGTCAATTATTTCGAATTCCATCGAGACGAAGACGTGATCAAACTCGCCGACGATCCCGACTACGATCAGACGAAATTCGAAGAAAAACTGGAAATCAAAGGCGACAACGACCATACCAAACTGATTGCCATGTTGAACGCGCTCAACGATTATTCAGTGCCGATGAGCGACATTCTCGGCAAATATTTCGATACCGAAAATCTCGCATACTGGATGGCATTCCAGCTGTTGACCGGCAATACCGATACGCAAAGCCGCAATATGTACCTGTATAGTCCCACGAATTCTGACACCTTCTACGTGCTCGACTGGGACAACGATGGCATGCTCATGCGCAAGGAATATGAGATCAAACAACGTTCCGACGGCAAAAGCTGGGAGAACGGCATCAGCAACTACTGGGGCAACATGCTGTTTAGCCGCTGCTTGCAGACCAAGTCGTTCCGAACTGCGCTCGACAAGGCAATGCAAGACGAATACAAGTACATGAATGCCAATCGCATCAACTCCATGGTGAAGCATTACCGCAGCATTACGGAACAATATGTGTGGAAAATGCCTGATTCCATGTATGAAGGCGTTACCAAAAGCCAATATGATGTGATCGCGAACCAGCTGCACAGCGAAATCGAACAGAACTACCAGACATACCAAACCGGGTTCAACAAGCCCATGCCGTTCTACATCGGCACACCTACCCCTACCAATGGCAAGCTCAAACTCAGCTGGGATGTCTCCTACGATTTCAACGATGAGGATTTGCGTTATACCGTCACCGTGGCCAAGGATTACGAAGGTAAGGATGTAGTGTTCACACAGAGCAACCTCGTATTGCCGGAAGCCGTGATGGACATGCCCGGTGAAGGCCAGTACTTCATCAAAGTGAGTGTGCGCAACGCATCAGGCGAGACTCAGGACGCGTTTGACTACTACGTCACCGACGGCAACAAGATCTACGGCACCAAGTGCTTCTATGTGAAAGCCGACGGCAGCATTGTGGAGGATGCCAATGTGCAATGA
- the pelG gene encoding exopolysaccharide Pel transporter PelG, with product MAGIGFELKKLFHRRGLMAMLRAYGYAGVICAGPMLLGVLLQFGVLIVSGWWQVGRPDRDLLVCMITYTLLASLVLTSFLSMPVTRFLADMLFDHDEKMILPSFWGSTGIMLVVGAVLYTVFLLFSGSTLMQGVLCLWLFLEMVVNWNAMSYLTAIKDYKSILYSFAGAVLVAFITSCVLLALACPPVESLLFAVVLGYGVMLVWDVLLLHRYFPQSREHPWLFLQWVDQFLPLALTGLFTTIGLFAHLVITWCGPLGIKVKGLFYGAPYYDVPAMLAFLTILITTVNFVVSVEVNFYPTYRSYYSLLNDGGTVKDITVAENEMLAVLNRELHYTALKQLLVTAAVISLEKTALNALPLGFNDAMHGYFRVLCVGYALYAVGNTIMLILLYFTDYSGALTASALFAGSTVIFTVIGQFFTTTLFGFGFLMGASLFAIYATFRLASYTDNLPYRVLGQQPIVAQTKRGRFTELGILLEHGEQRIDQSLQRTEYKRHVRRECGTNITEASNTIGEES from the coding sequence ATGGCTGGTATTGGATTTGAACTGAAGAAACTGTTCCATCGTAGGGGCTTGATGGCAATGCTGCGAGCCTACGGCTATGCCGGCGTGATTTGCGCAGGCCCGATGCTGCTGGGCGTGCTTCTGCAGTTTGGCGTGCTGATTGTGAGCGGTTGGTGGCAGGTGGGCCGCCCCGACCGTGATCTGCTCGTATGCATGATCACATACACATTGCTTGCCTCGTTGGTGTTGACAAGTTTTCTGTCGATGCCGGTCACACGTTTTTTGGCGGATATGCTGTTTGATCACGATGAGAAGATGATTCTGCCATCGTTTTGGGGGTCTACCGGCATCATGTTGGTGGTGGGCGCGGTGTTGTACACGGTGTTTCTGCTGTTTTCTGGATCCACGCTGATGCAGGGCGTGTTGTGTTTATGGTTGTTTCTCGAAATGGTCGTCAACTGGAATGCGATGAGTTATTTGACGGCCATTAAAGATTACAAAAGCATTCTGTATTCTTTTGCTGGTGCAGTGCTGGTGGCGTTTATTACGTCATGCGTGCTGCTTGCGTTGGCATGCCCTCCTGTGGAGTCGCTGTTGTTTGCGGTGGTGCTTGGCTATGGTGTGATGCTGGTATGGGATGTACTCCTGTTGCATCGTTATTTTCCGCAAAGTCGTGAGCATCCGTGGCTGTTTCTGCAGTGGGTCGATCAGTTTCTGCCGTTGGCGTTGACTGGATTGTTCACCACTATCGGCCTGTTCGCCCATTTGGTGATCACTTGGTGTGGGCCGCTTGGCATCAAAGTGAAGGGTCTGTTTTACGGTGCGCCATACTACGATGTGCCCGCCATGCTTGCATTTTTGACGATTCTGATCACCACGGTGAATTTTGTGGTGTCGGTGGAAGTGAATTTCTATCCGACATATCGTTCGTATTACAGTCTGCTCAACGATGGAGGCACGGTCAAAGACATTACCGTTGCCGAAAATGAAATGCTGGCTGTGCTCAATCGAGAATTGCATTACACGGCGTTGAAGCAATTGTTGGTGACCGCTGCCGTGATTTCGTTGGAAAAAACAGCGCTGAACGCGCTTCCTTTGGGTTTCAACGATGCGATGCATGGATATTTTCGTGTACTATGCGTCGGATATGCGCTGTATGCGGTCGGCAATACCATAATGCTGATTCTGCTGTACTTCACCGATTATTCCGGTGCGTTGACTGCATCGGCATTATTTGCCGGGTCGACGGTTATTTTCACGGTGATCGGACAGTTCTTCACTACCACACTGTTCGGCTTCGGTTTTCTGATGGGAGCGTCGCTGTTCGCTATTTATGCGACATTCCGGCTTGCCTCATACACCGACAATCTGCCATACCGAGTGCTGGGGCAGCAGCCGATTGTGGCACAGACGAAACGTGGACGTTTCACCGAACTGGGCATACTGCTTGAACACGGCGAACAACGAATCGATCAATCACTGCAGCGCACGGAATATAAGAGGCACGTGCGGCGCGAGTGCGGGACGAACATTACAGAAGCGAGCAATACAATCGGGGAGGAATCGTAA